The genomic segment AGAATTTGGCAGGATTCATCTCAGCGCAGCTGCTAGTTTCTTTTGGTGAAGAGAAATTTTTATTGGAGCCGTAAAGCTGTtggtgaaaaaaatctgaaaatgtactATTCTTATCTTTGATGGATGAGGCGCTTCAGATAAAGTGATTAGTTAAACAGTTAAGCAACTGTTTTCAGTTGAGAAATCCTGCCTGTTTTCTGACTTACCCTTTCCTGAAAATATTGTGCTTGCTGTCAGAGTGCATTTAAGACGTACCTGGGAATCACCCCCAGTGTGACCAACTGGAGCCCGGCAGGAGATGAATTCTCCCTCATCTTAGAAAACAACCCATTGGTAGACTTTGTTGAGCTGCCAGATACCCACAGCACGCTGATCTACTCCAACCTGCTGTGCGGGGTCCTCCGAGGAGCCCTGGAGATGGTAAAGTCAACACTTCCAAGAATTTACACAATCTGAACATGTGCTGCCGACTATGTAGCTTATTTTAAGGAGGGGAAAAGATCACCATTCCGTAAAATGTTGATGTTCTGGTAGTGCACATATAATACAGGAACAAATTAGTGTGAAAGGCTTTCCTGTGATTCCTGTTCTGCATAGAATTGTAACTGAATCTTATTCTTTTTCAGGTCCAGATGGCAGTGGATGTGAGATTTGTCCAGGACACTCTGAGAGGGGACAATGTTACAGAAATCCGCATGAAGTTCATCAAAAGGATCGAAGAAAATCTGCCAGCAGGAGATGAGTAATGGATTTGAAGGGGAAGTTATGTAAGGCAAGGCTCGGCACGGCACTTCACATCATCGTCTCACACACTATGAAAGGAATTGAGGTTGATGTGAAGAAAACGCCTCTTAATTTCTAGGATCtcctggttgttttttttttttttatatctatcATTATACAGAAAGACTATTGAGATTCatcccacagaaaaaaaacaacagtacaCTATTGAAACACAACGAAAGATCATAACATTGTTCTACGACTGATCTACATAACAGTTTGAGAGCTTCTAATGACAGCTGTCAGTATAGAGGGGTAAAAGAACCCTCTGGACCATTTTCCTGTCACCACTCCCTGTGGAAAGCCAATTTTTCCCTGTTTCTGTAAtagtttcattgttttcatttgttcttgtGTTGCTTGTTATCATTTTTCTTCAGAGCAAGGCAGGAAAGCTCAGCAAGCAACAGTTTGTAATTCTTTCACATTTgtcttgtttccttttctttgaaaCACATGCTATATTGTTGCCAGTGGTCTGGCCCGATAATTTATGTAGACATATATgtcaaataaatgcaacataTTTGATATAATGATTTCCTCCTGTGTTTGTGAAAGGCTAGAGAAGTGACACTTCATAACATGCCTGTTAGAGGACCTGAAACAGTTTTAactattcacacacacatactgtgtcCTGCGCACAACCATGTAAgttgttttttcagtgtgtgttattCCTTTGTAGTAGCACAGCCACACTGCAAAGGAAAACAATAACAGACCTAATTTTCCCCTCATGTTTGTTTAGGGTACATGGAAATAATTTGTgacttagtgtgtgtgtgtatgtacgcGTGCATGCTCATACAGAAAAAGGAAGCCTAACTAACAGTCAGTAGTGCTAGGTTCTGGTTGTCACACCTGTGAATGGCTTTACATCACACAGAAGTAACAAACGCAACTTCTCATTtaggtccacacacacacacacacacacacacacacacacacacacacctcgtcAATAACGGAAAACACAGGCGGCTATtcacaggcgcacacacatgcacacacacacgcaaacaaatGATCCTTCATCCTGCTTTGGAACGAAAAATCTGTTCTGAATTTGATGAGATCATTAGCcatgtttttcttattcttctgtcttttctatTTTACTGTGTAATGACGATAACATTTGTCACGAGGCTGCAAAAAGCACTAAGGATGAGATTGTCAGACAGGGATTTCCTTTTGGGAATAGGCTGGAACCGACTCTACACATCCTACTGTATAGGATGCTGTTTTATTATAGCTGTTATTACGTTAATTCATCGATGGTTTTAAAGTTTTCATGTTTGGGAATTAAAGTTGTGTTCTCCCAACGGCCACCAGAGGTTGCTGTGCACATTATGTTCCTTAGCTGCAGGCTACATTGTTCTCTGGTATGTACTGTAGGATAGCCTATGTACATTGAGCATTTTTTGGCCAAAGATGGATATGGTGGgagaaataaattcattttttttgtgggaaTAGAGGCTATAGCTGCCAGTAAACATGAATGAAAGGTTCATTTTCAGATTATGACTGTGGAAAGTGGAGACAATTCGCAGTAGTTGAGCAGAGTGACCAATGCCAATTTGTAGGCCCTCGCTTTGATTTGGCTCAAGATTTGAGGAATGATGACAACATGCAGTCTTTGTACTTTGTAATCCTTGGGAAGATGTATTAGGGTGGGATTTCTTAGTATTATTTACCATCTTAAGCCTCTGCTCACTTCTGTCTGGGGTACTGCTCATTTAAAAGGATCAAGAGTGGAAAGTGGAAGCACAGTGAGGGCCGTCAGCATGCAATAAGCCCAGCTGGCCGTGAGGCAAACTCTCAACACATTACTTACACATATCTATGCACCTTGTAGTCCTGTGATATGGATGTTGGATGAAAAGAGggacaggattttttttttttttttcaggtgcaGAAGCTCATGTAAATTACTTGGCAGAATCAGAACTGTGTACCACTGGGGATGAGAGGACAGCTGGATTTGTGTATATGTGGAAAGCTGTATCACTCTGCCATATGTTCTCAATATTTAACTTGACAAatgcacatacatatacacacatgtaaTATACAGGGAGGCCACAGTGAGGATGAATTTATTACCACCAAAGTACTCACAAATAGCTGTTAATATACACTAGAAGGACCTtgtccaaacacacagatagGCCATTTTCTGTTTCCTAGCCCTTAAAGTTCTACCAGTATGCCTGTTGTGAGTTTTGTGCTGATTGTTTCCACAGTTTTGTCCATTTAACAAGAAGGCATGAAGACTACAAACTAATGAATGCTCTGCTATGACTTCACTTCTCATAACCTGTGCATCTGTAATTTTTGTTCCTTTTGCAAGATTGCAGATGTGacataatgaaaacacaagaagACACGAAAGAGTTGTTTTGGATGTACTTATAAATGTCCCTGAGCCATGAGGAATTGCTTTGAAGATGCTATTTTTATCAATTGTCCCGCCCCTTCCTATTTCTCTCCCATAGTTATTTAAATCCCAAACATGAACATGGACTCTGGGTGATAAACATTTCCCATCACTCATATCCTACACCCTGGTCATTTATCGTCTGCCATTGGCgaatatttgtgtttattgtgtttttcattttctgttagtattcatatttttttattgcatctgactgtattaaaaaaaaaagtttattaaGACAGTCCTGAAGAACAAGTAGCAAATATTACTGGCCTGAGACAATGTGCGCCGATCTGCTTTAAGCCAGTTCAACGTTTCCATGTGGCCTTTATGGGAAACAAATGGTGAAAGGAACGCTGTGACAGTAAAGCCCAGTGCACAGCCTGGTATTGACCTGTATTTATTGAATACTGCACCCCTTTCTTCTACTTCCATTTCATCCATTTCTACCAACTGTTTCTGTTGGTTTTTCTCACTTTATTCTCTCCATCATTTTCATGGCTTCAATCTTCCTATCCtttcctgttcttttctttgtcatgtcTTGCCAATGTGCTCAAGATGAGCCAGCAAACTCTAAATCAAAGGATATGTGATAGTCGAAATGTTGGTGCGTTGTCTGTCAGGTGAGGTGAGCACTGACTGAAGATGCAGTCCCCCAGGTTTTCCAGAGGTTTCCGgagagtgtgttttgtgtctggtCTGTGGAAAGAGCAGAGATGACAGCAAGATAGACAGCACTCTTTAAGAAGAGAATGCAGTCAGCAGTGAGTCAGCAATGACTCAGTGttcatggtaaaaaaaaaaaacaaatgctccAGACAGTCTGAAAAATGTTCCCAGGCAGAGAAGCACTGGGAAGAACTTAGTGATTTAATGAGCTTGTCAGGGGTGTGCACCTGTAGACCGGTTGCATTGTTCGCACTGTACACCTGTCAACAAAATCCCTGTGAAAGTGGGATGTTTCTGGTTTGTGTGGATGTATCTCTGGGATTTATGTGCATCATCAcctcagaaaataaacatggaTGTGGTTTTTAGAGGTAATTATGAGTTGATTCTGTATTCAGTCACAGTGTGTACCCACTGAAATCTACTCAAGCATCTGCAAGCGATTTAGAATATGAATCATCACCCGCTTCCAGACAAACTGTTCAGCACTTTCTTTAAATCTAATAACTCATGCTTTGTTCAGCCATTTAGCATctgaaagaaagtgagaggcCTTTGGGCCTCCGAAAGTTATGTTTGAGTCATCAGGAGTGTTAGCGGGAAGGATGAAATGGGAAAACAAAACTGGTAAAGCCCACCTCTCCGAGCtcacaaataaaagcatggATCAAATCCGACAAACTTGTGCAATAAAATCCTGAATAACCAGTGTCATAAGGGATTTGTgttaacaaagaaaacacattttcagcaggAAGTCAAAATCAGTTCAAAGCTGGGTCTCTTTTCTGTATTAGCAGTGACCTGGCTGGTTCCAAAAAGGTTTCACTCAGAGCCCTGGACAACGGCGAGCCATTTAATGccttgtttttagtttttcctctttccctttcttctAGGCTTTTTGGATGGGAGCTGCTAAGCTGCATTCACTCTGCTTCCAATTTCCTCTGGCTccttttgttcttcctcttttcttcagAATCTGATGAAGAGGAGTTTTTAGACATTCCTGATGATACAGATTTTACCCATTCCAGATCCTTTTTATCTTTGTGCCTCATTTTCTCACAATATTCaacttttgtcttgtttttctccctccttccctttttCCTGACCCCGCAGCCACTTGAGTTAGAGTttatgtaacagcagcagaactttcCAGTTTGGAAGAGCCTCTCttgaagatggagggagaaaaagaagaaaaagcgtCATGTATAATTTTACACAAGCTAGCCTTGAGGGCAAACGGCACCTGACCTAAGATATCATTATTCCAGGGCATTCTCCTTCAAATACAGATATGTAAGCATATATTTATATCAGTCTTCCAGGCAGTAACAAATACGTTAATTCCAATTGAAAAGCAGGAATGTGAAAGTCCTGGTTTGCCCTGGACTAAAATCAAACCAGGCTTCCCTCCCGGAGCACGGGGCTGCCTAGAGGCTGAACACCAGCTGCACTGGACGGGAGATCTCTGCTCACCACTGCCAAGCATGAACTGattatgtgtgagtgtgtgtgtcacattaAACTCTTGGagtgacaaaacacacaccacacactgaTAGAAGCACTTCTGATGCTGCATGTCCACCAAGGAGGCCATCTGTGTAACCTTTAAGGAGTGGTATCTGAGATAATATCACAGGACAAATCTTGACACCAGCTACAAGGCTTTATGTCTTCACCAACTCATTTATTATCCACCCACTGCAAGCACCTCTCACAACAGTCACTGTGATTGTAAGGAGTCTGGATGTCCTATTATGGAGGCTAGAGATTTCTGGTTTGTGAGTACGACTTTCCATATAAAACACCTCAAGCTGTCACACTGGAAAATGAGACTGGTATTTTG from the Echeneis naucrates chromosome 11, fEcheNa1.1, whole genome shotgun sequence genome contains:
- the trappc3 gene encoding trafficking protein particle complex subunit 3 isoform X2; the protein is MSRQSNRTTDSKKMSAFKTYLGITPSVTNWSPAGDEFSLILENNPLVDFVELPDTHSTLIYSNLLCGVLRGALEMVQMAVDVRFVQDTLRGDNVTEIRMKFIKRIEENLPAGDE
- the trappc3 gene encoding trafficking protein particle complex subunit 3 isoform X1 produces the protein MSRQSNRTTDSKKMNSELFTLTYGALVTQLCKDYENDEEVNKQLDKMGYNIGVRLIEDFLARSSIGRCQDFRETADVIAKSAFKTYLGITPSVTNWSPAGDEFSLILENNPLVDFVELPDTHSTLIYSNLLCGVLRGALEMVQMAVDVRFVQDTLRGDNVTEIRMKFIKRIEENLPAGDE